The sequence below is a genomic window from Micromonas commoda chromosome 10, complete sequence.
AAGCCCGAGCCGGAGAACCCGCCTTTAAACGCCAACGAGgtgccgcgcgagcgcaacACCATCAAGCGCGCGTTCAAGCGATTCGAGAAGACGCGAAATAGGACCGTCCGGGACGCCTCGTCGAACGAAGACGTCCTCTTCGCCCCGACGCCTGCGAGGAAAGGGGGCGGACGGAGGCTCAGCGTCTGCCACGATtccgcggggcgcgccgatgcGGTTTGGGAGCAGCAGCGCGATTCCGCAAAGGCGAAGAACCGCGAGGCGATTCGCGCGCTctacgacgacgcgaagaagaagaacgccgaggaggactgGGAGGGTCGAACGCCGAAGAACGGCGTGTGGATCAAGGTTCcgtgcgcgtgcggcgaTCGGTGCAAaatcgttcgcgccgccgcgggtggcaACCACTCCGCCGTGCTCACCGCGTGCGGCGCAGTGATGACCACGGGCAGCAACTCGTACGGCCAGCTGGGCCACGGCGACATCAAGAAGCGCTACGCGTTCACGCGCGTCGAGTCCCTCCGCGGCAGCAGGCTCGCGACGGTCGATTGCGGCGAGGATCacaccggcgccgtcggcgactcGGGGAGGCTGTACCTCTGGGGCAGAGGCGACTGGGGCCAGCTCGGCTCGGGAGACGGCCGCTCGCACtggtccccggcgccggtcaACGGCGTGTCCGTCGCACCTCCCGTCGCGAGGGAACACTTCAGGGCGTACgaccgcgcgtgcgacgtcgacgagaacgagcgcgtgcgccgggAAAAGGAGGCGGCTGAGCGGGAGATGGGCGGCCCGAACCAGCACTTTCAAAACtcagacgccgccgccgccgccgtctacCAACCCGCGTGAGCGGACCGTCGCGATGAAGGGAAAAGGAGGGGCGGGTGCCGGACGAGACgttcggggcgggcgcgctcgagttTGGGGGGAATCAGAGGGTGGCCTCGACGGACGATggagtccgtcgcggcgtggaggggatggggacgcgcgacggggcggctCAGAAAAGCCGCCAGACGCGAAGAAGAAAAAAACAACGAAAACTGAAACGAACGagcgggcgggcgccgaggagcaggTCGGTCGCCTCCCGCCGCACGATAGTAGACCACACCCACGACTTCTCGAATGCCACGCGAGCACTTGAAGcacgcgcctcgcctcggTTTCGTCTCACGCGTGAATTAAACGTCCAATCGCCGCCTACGCCGTTCGATGCAGCTTGAGCGTCAGCACCCTCCTTCGACGCCTCGACTCCGCCCACGCTCCGACCGCGATCCACGCCAACAGCAgcgcccacgccgtcggTCTCTCCCACGCCTGGTCCGTCTCCATCCACGCCaacatcgccgcgcccgtcgtgcAGTTGTACGCCCCCAACGCCCAcgtcccgacgccgacgatccGATGCCACTTGGCCCACGTCGGCCTCGCGAAGGATTTTCTCCAGAATCCCGCCAGCGTCTGGACCGCCACCAACGCGCacaccgtcgcgccgatcTTACCGTGAAAAccccacggcgtcgaccatcccctcgcgtccaggacgagcgcggcgccgacgagcgtggccgccgcgacacCCGCGTTCGCGTTGCGGTGGTACTTGAACCACCACTTCTTTTTGCGTCCGTGTCgagcggcgaacgcggcggatggcgacgcgacgagccaCGCGGCTCCCATGGCGAGCCCGtgcgcgagccgcgccgcgcgccgacgctcgcgctcgctgAGGGGTCCGGCGGGATCCGTCAGGTCCTttcgaccgccgccggcggatttgcggcgggcggcgccgggagcctcgccgtcgtttGCCGAGTTCGTCTTTGGTTTTTTTGCgatggcgttggcggcgagcgggtcctgaatcgcgcgctcgtgcgggCGGATCACCGGCTGGGTCACCGGCTgggtcaccggcgcgggctcgtcgccgcccgtggGCTTACCGTCCCACccgccgagcaccgcggcgcccttggacggcgcgcggacgccgccgcctccgccgccccctccgtttgcgcggggcgcgcggccggGCTCGGCGAGTGTCAGTCCcttctcgcccgcgccctcctcggttCCCACGACGAACGTCTGCTCGAACGCGAACCAGGTCTCGTAGTCCCGGACCACGGTCACCTTGAACTTGATCACCGAGTCCTTTGCGAGATCCGAGggctccgcgggggcgatccACGGGAGGACGTCGGTGACGATTCCGGTGTTGTGGAAAGcgtcgtgcgtcgccgcgtgcgagcaCTGGGGATGCGCCTGGCATCCGTCCGGCATCGCGGCGTTGTCCCATCCGCCCAACGGCTTGGTCTCGTCGTCATCCACGGCGTAGACGAGGAAACCCTTGTGCGGTTCAGCTCCCGTGAGGACCACCGGGACGGTCGCGCCAGGGACGTTCACCCCGGGATGGCCGATGCGAAGTTTGTatcccccgtcgcccttctgcgggggcgccgcgtcgatgccgtggacgacgccggcgtgtTCGCAGCTCCCGGCGACCGAACTGTACGcatcgacgggcgcgatcagaccgagcgcgacgatcgccaaGATGACGATCGGCATCGCCACGCCTCGCAtatcgccgaggccgcgccCGAATTATGTCGAAGATCCCGCGGCTCCAGCGTGTCAAAGCACAAAATGACATGGTTGACGTGTGCCGTGTTTACACAAAGCGCTTCAAAGTACAACATGTTCGCTCTCCCAAGGCGGGTGACGTCAGGGATTCTCCACCACCACGGACACCGGCGCCTGCGAGCGCTGAAATCTGAGCGTATCCAGCCTCTCCTGCTGCTCGTTTCGCCGACTGAGCCTGAGCTGCACCATCATGAGCTCATCCAGCGAGAGCGAGCTGAACCGCTCGCTCAGGTCCGCCTcccgcgtccgtccccgAATCCGttcgctcgcggacgccagcaccgccgcgagcccgcACATgatccgccgccttcgcctcgccgccctcgcctcgtgCATCTCCACCTGAATCCTCAGCGACGCCATCAGACCCTCCTCGATCACATCCCCGGCGCCATCCGCCAGCGGCCCAgccggcgcgtcgggtccTTGCTCCTCATCCGggcacctcgtcgccgccgcgaccgtcccGCAGGGCTGGGTCAGTTGGAGCACCTTGTACTTgatcgcgcgctcctcgtcctccttcaGGACGCGGATGATCTCCGTGGCGATGCGCCTCTTGGCGCGCTCTCGCGATCGGAAGCCTCGGTAGACGGCGTAAAAGCCAAAAATCATCATCACCGCGAAGAaggtggcgccgacgatgttCGCGAGTtgaacgtcgacgcccccggaGGTGGTGCTCGGGGACGGGGCCTTACCACCGACGTAGCACGAAGTGGGCTGCGATGCATCGCGCGGGGGAGGTTTTGGGGCGAGGCGTCAGCGCGTCAGCGGGGAGGCGAAGGGAcggggcgcgtcgctgcGAGCTTTTGCCAAATGCGGAAAAGTCTCCGACGTGGGGACGCGCGTACCTGCCCCGGCGCCTTTGCGTCCTTTGCGCACGGGCACGGACCGGAAATccacgacgcgtcgagcctTCGTTGCTCGTCCTCCCACGCCCGGCATCGGGCGTCGAGAGTGTCGCTCATGCTCCGCCTCGGTCGGTTCCGTCACTGGGCAACCCGCGAGATACGTGACTCGTCGCGCGGGATATCTCAGCGCCCCGATCCCGCGCCTCGTCTCCAGGGTTCGACGCTCGCCCCGctgagctcgcgcgcggacggccccgcgcggacgttgacgcggcggggtgacgcggcggtcgccgtccCGAGgaacgtcgcgccgtcgactgCGACGCGTGACACGCTGTCCGCGTGTTCAAACGCGTTGTATCGAGGTTTTTTTTCGCGCGAGTTCTCGCGACTCCCACTCGGCACCTACCAGAAAGTTCAAGAATCAACACTAGAAAGAGCAACCCAGCCAATTGGTTCGCCAAGCCGGGTGCACGCGAGTGGCCTTGGCGAGAATTGATCGGTGCCTTCAAAGCAAACGTGGCGGGCGGAGATGCCATTTTCACTTTGAAAGTTCCAACATTTTCACTTTGAAAGTTCCAACGACTCACCGGGAGTTCAAAGGGGGCCGGCTGCCGGACCGAATTTCTGCAGGCTCGCCTCGGGTGGGTTGTTATGCGGGCGCCAGCACGGATTGGGGGGCAGGCAATTCAGCGGAGAGCGgggacgagcggcgcgcgggggttgaGGGCACCATGCTGTTCAAGAAGAACAGCATCCTGGACCGGCCCATCAAGCCGCCGTCCATGCGCAACTACGAGTCCGGCCCCGACGAGTTCGAGGCCAAGctgcggcgcgacgcgctggtgAAGGAGCGGATCAACACGCACAAGGACCTCGACGGGTACGCGTCGCGGCACGGGTGGACCGACCCGGGTCACCTCAGCACGACGATGTACGACAACACGCACAGGCTGCACACGGTGATCACCGAGCGAGGCGTCGAGAAGGTGTAcaacgcggacgtcgacacGCCGTCGGGCGTGGCGAAGGTGCCCGCGCCGTGGGACCGGGCGGAAAACTACAATCCCGACGCCCCGCTGCTGGAGATTGTGCCGCCGAtgtcgccgggcgcggcgccaaACTCCTCTCCCGTCGGCTCGTTCTCCCCCGCGAGCGGTACCCCCAAGCGGTTGCTGCACGGCAAGCAGTACTCCGTCCCGGAGAACGATCCCACCGACGACAGCACCCAGCTCAggcgggtgccgccgcccagcgcgcTGGACGGGAGCTACAACCCCATCCTGCACCACTGGAACGTGGAGCCCTCGGACCCGTCGAGGCTGGATCGCGAGGCGATGCCCGCCGGGCTGAGGAGCAAGCACAACATGTACCACCCGTGAGGAACGAAGgggcgggtcgcgcgtgtgGTTCGCGTGTAAATTCATGCAGAGTTGCTCACTTCAAAAGAATCGTCATCCCAATCGTCTACGGCTCGCTCGTCACAGCTCCCCGAGGGACTCCgtctccgccttggccgcggactccttcgacggcgcgaacaGCCCCTTGCCCCAGCTCATCGCCGCTTCGATCCCGCCCCTGAtcgccgaacccgcgcctctgacggcgtcggcgaccttttccgccacgcccggcgcggggggctcggGCGGATCGTAGATGGACTGGTCGTAGTTTTTGTAAGGGTTGTCGGTCAGCGAGGGGTCCTCcatgtcctcgtcgtccatcatGTCCTCCATGTCGTCCCGGTTGTACATGCTcatgccgcccatgcccATGTCCTTCATGTTCTTCATCATGCGCTGCATGTCGAGGTCCTTCTTGTCGACGGGATCGAACGCAGGGCCCTTGGGACGGGACTTGGGCAGCGGCGGGGCTTTCttgacgcacgcgccgaagccgtcctcgtcgtcgttatGGCACATGTGCTgcaccagcgccgcgcgctgtgGCGACCCGGTGAAGAggatctcggcgacgtcggtgtcgcggtcggcgacgatctTCTCGCACGCGCGCTGCATGGTCTTGCACTCGCTGCCGCACGCGCCGTACTGGTCCTTCATGAGCACCATCTTCAGCTCGGATCCCTTCTCCTGGAGATCGTGCGTGATGAGCCACTCGCCCTCCACGGCTTCCGGATCGCAGACCTTCTCCACCTTCTCGAGTACGTCGCTCTCCTTGAGCTTCGCGCCCTTCGTGTCGCGCAGCGTCGACGCCTCGCGGCTCAGCACCTTGGCGACCTCCTGGCACACCTGGCATCGGATGTACTTCACGTCGGACTTgaccgcgcggagctcgagcggatccttcttcttcttcttcttccccgccgcgtcggcgcccgtgggcaggccgacgaggaggatgacggaGATGAGGAGGAATGTGAAGAGCGATCGGATGGATCGGGGGTTCATTGTCCCGGTTCGGAGTGGGGCGCGATCGGCTTGGAAGACTTTAGAAGCCCACcagtccgccgccgacaggatcgagcgcgcgtgaTCCATCGGCGTTCACGAACCGGAGATGTTCGGAGTGTGAATGCCCATACGAAACCCATCGGCTAGTTTGACATTAAACCTAACCACGAGATCGAttcgaggacgccgtggaATTAAAAATCGCACTCATTGTCTCAGCCGAACGACggcccgtcgcccgccgccccggcgagcTCCCTATCCCGCCTCTGCGCGTCGaacacctccgcgagcgtcccGACCGCGTCCCCAACCCCATCTtccacgtcaccgccgttcGAACGACGcctcggacgacgtcggtcCGCCTCAGATGCCGcctcgaacgacgcgtcAAACCCGGCACAACCGTCGatcaccccccgcgccgccgccgccgccgccgccgccgccgccgccgcgcgcatctcaAAAtccccgagccgcgcgatcgcctcctcgtcccccaccgccgccgcctcgtccctaAGCGGCCGAAGCATCAggcacgccgcgacggacgcctcCCTGGCCACGACCaggccgcgtcgctcgagccgcccgtcgtcatcgcccctcgtcgtcgtccagacCCACCGAGCGTGACGCCCCGACGACCCAATCGGAGCGCGCGATacgtacgcggcgagcctTGCCGTGACGTCGTGAGGTAAGTGCGACGCCAGGAcggtgcacgcggcgccgcgagagcccgggatttcttcttcttcttcttcgtcgtcgtcgtccgcgaggatgaacatcgcgccgggcttgaggtcggcgaacggcgcggctcCGCCGAGACGCTCAGCCAAaggccgcgtcgccgtctccgccgcgcacagCGCGGCGCGTATCCCGGGATccacgcgggcgacgacccgcgcgggttcccacgccgccctcgtgAGCAGGAAGGACGCGATCgtctcgccgaggagcaACGAATGTGGCGTTTGGtttccgtcggcgtccgacgCATCGAAAGCCTCGTTcgtgtcggcggcgccgtcgcgacgcgcgtcgcgctcttcTCGCAGACGGTCGACCCACGAGTCCCCGTGCAGGAAGCGGATGtgctccgccgtcgtcgccgcgagtcgcgccgcgcgcgcgtcttccGCGAACGTCGTCTCCACCGCTAACAACGCTCCGGTGCGCGCCAGATCCACCAACCCGACCCTGACGAGGctgccctcctcgtcgtccgcgcccagcgtcgcgcaggtcgcgtcgcgccccgagagcgaccgcgtcgccccgcgcagTGCGAGGATCAAACCCTTcatcgcgcgggttcgcgccacgacggacgcgtcgtcgctcggaTACACGAAGAGaatggcgtcgacgttctCGCCCGAGTTCGTGTCAAGTATCGCGACGCTCCGGACCGAGCGATCGATCCGGGTCGGATcgaggacaccgcggcgCCTCATCGTTCGCGTCTCGGGGAAAACGGGGgtgccgccggcgaccgcgaacgcgcgcgccgcgcgacccgggTTTGAAAGTACCAACGCCAGATTGTGCGATCACGTCTTAGAAACTTTGCCACCGCAGTACTTCATGAGCGAAGACGATATTGGGTGAAAGGCGGCGGAGTGGCGAGGGGCGAGCGTCCTGAACTTGCATAATATGTCGATTACTACATCAGGACAGGTGTTAACGTATGTTCATTGCAGCAGCGGCGGACTTTCGCCCGCGACCTCTGTTACACGCGTGATGCTTGGGGTCGCTTACTGCTTGTGGCTTTTGTTGTTGGACTTGGCGGCGTGGACATCCTTCTTGCCGGTGCTGGCGGTGTTCTTGGCACCCTTGGCGGCCCAGCCGTAGTTGAAACTACCGGAGTGGTC
It includes:
- a CDS encoding predicted protein, which gives rise to MRRRGVLDPTRIDRSVRSVAILDTNSGENVDAILFVYPSDDASVVARTRAMKGLILALRGATRSLSGRDATCATLGADDEEGSLVRVGLVDLARTGALLAVETTFAEDARAARLAATTAEHIRFLHGDSWVDRLREERDARRDGAADTNEAFDASDADGNQTPHSLLLGETIASFLLTRAAWEPARVVARVDPGIRAALCAAETATRPLAERLGGAAPFADLKPGAMFILADDDDEEEEEEIPGSRGAACTVLASHLPHDVTARLAAYVSRAPIGSSGRHARWVWTTTRGDDDGRLERRGLVVAREASVAACLMLRPLRDEAAAVGDEEAIARLGDFEMRAAAAAAAAAAAARGVIDGCAGFDASFEAASEADRRRPRRRSNGGDVEDGVGDAVGTLAEVFDAQRRDRELAGAAGDGPSFG
- a CDS encoding predicted protein; the protein is MDHARSILSAADWWASKVFQADRAPLRTGTMNPRSIRSLFTFLLISVILLVGLPTGADAAGKKKKKKDPLELRAVKSDVKYIRCQVCQEVAKVLSREASTLRDTKGAKLKESDVLEKVEKVCDPEAVEGEWLITHDLQEKGSELKMVLMKDQYGACGSECKTMQRACEKIVADRDTDVAEILFTGSPQRAALVQHMCHNDDEDGFGACVKKAPPLPKSRPKGPAFDPVDKKDLDMQRMMKNMKDMGMGGMSMYNRDDMEDMMDDEDMEDPSLTDNPYKNYDQSIYDPPEPPAPGVAEKVADAVRGAGSAIRGGIEAAMSWGKGLFAPSKESAAKAETESLGEL
- a CDS encoding predicted protein; the encoded protein is MSDTLDARCRAWEDEQRRLDASWISGPCPCAKDAKAPGQPTSCYVGGKAPSPSTTSGGVDVQLANIVGATFFAVMMIFGFYAVYRGFRSRERAKRRIATEIIRVLKEDEERAIKYKVLQLTQPCGTVAAATRCPDEEQGPDAPAGPLADGAGDVIEEGLMASLRIQVEMHEARAARRRRRIMCGLAAVLASASERIRGRTREADLSERFSSLSLDELMMVQLRLSRRNEQQERLDTLRFQRSQAPVSVVVENP
- a CDS encoding predicted protein, whose product is MPIVILAIVALGLIAPVDAYSSVAGSCEHAGVVHGIDAAPPQKGDGGYKLRIGHPGVNVPGATVPVVLTGAEPHKGFLVYAVDDDETKPLGGWDNAAMPDGCQAHPQCSHAATHDAFHNTGIVTDVLPWIAPAEPSDLAKDSVIKFKVTVVRDYETWFAFEQTFVVGTEEGAGEKGLTLAEPGRAPRANGGGGGGGGVRAPSKGAAVLGGWDGKPTGGDEPAPVTQPVTQPVIRPHERAIQDPLAANAIAKKPKTNSANDGEAPGAARRKSAGGGRKDLTDPAGPLSERERRRAARLAHGLAMGAAWLVASPSAAFAARHGRKKKWWFKYHRNANAGVAAATLVGAALVLDARGWSTPWGFHGKIGATVCALVAVQTLAGFWRKSFARPTWAKWHRIVGVGTWALGAYNCTTGAAMLAWMETDQAWERPTAWALLLAWIAVGAWAESRRRRRVLTLKLHRTA
- a CDS encoding hypothetical protein (cupC7, conserved uncharacterized protein); translated protein: MLFKKNSILDRPIKPPSMRNYESGPDEFEAKLRRDALVKERINTHKDLDGYASRHGWTDPGHLSTTMYDNTHRLHTVITERGVEKVYNADVDTPSGVAKVPAPWDRAENYNPDAPLLEIVPPMSPGAAPNSSPVGSFSPASGTPKRLLHGKQYSVPENDPTDDSTQLRRVPPPSALDGSYNPILHHWNVEPSDPSRLDREAMPAGLRSKHNMYHP